The Sylvia atricapilla isolate bSylAtr1 chromosome 13, bSylAtr1.pri, whole genome shotgun sequence genome includes a region encoding these proteins:
- the GLDN gene encoding gliomedin, with the protein MLLMLTYSMVPVRVMVDLCNSTKGICLTGPPGPPGPPGLDGLPGYNGSDGIPGTPGQKGEPGIKGKRGKPGLPGPKGDQGQKGEPGEMGLPGKDGMPGGKGARGAKGEKGDANNDVILEGAKGEPGPPGPPGPPGPPGPPGKRKAKAKAELQKNIYSSKCTGETCAVPNDDTLAGKAEDRIPGPSKKAERVIMSVGSPVHIVSVQQTFGTWMREPANISDERIWLTMHFSGNYIKEYENSNALLNDSYRIINITGLFYGCGHAVQNNYLYYQKGGTNDIVKFGLDNRASLGTLLIEDALHHGRNYLFSNSKTYFKIAVDEKGLWIIYASSTDENIMVAHIDEEKFSVIRRINTTYPKSKAGNAFIACGILYVTDTKDMTVSFAFDLLKGKQIDARFELRSSQSVLAMLSYSLRDENLYTWENGSLMVYPVHFVR; encoded by the exons ATGCTGCTGATGCTCACCTACTCCATGGTGCCG GTCCGAGTGATGGTGGATTTGTGTAACAGCACTAAAGGGATATGCTTAACAG gccccccaggacccccag GGCCTCCTGGGCTTGATGGACTGCCCGGCTACAATGGATCAGATGGAATCCCAGGAACTCCAGGACAAAAGGGAGAAccaggaataaaaggaaaaagaggaaaaccag GTTTGCCAGGACCCAAAGGTGATCAAGGACAGAAAGGAGAACCGGGAGAAATGGGTTTGCCTGGCAAGGATGGTATGCCAGGAGGAAAAGGTGCAAGAGGAGCCaagggagaaaagggggatGCAAACAATGATGTGATATTAGAAG GTGCAAAAGGTGAGCCTGGACCACCTGGGCCCCCTGGACCTCCTGGACCCCCAGGGCCTCCAGGTAAACGTAAAGCTAAAGCCAAAGCAGAGCTCCAGAAGAACATCTACAGCAGCAAATGCACAG GTGAGACATGTGCTGTACCAAACGATGACACCCTTGCTGGAAAGGCTGAAGACAGAATCCCAGGCCCTTCAAAAAAAGCTG aACGTGTCATAATGTCTGTAGGAAGTCCTGTTCACATTGTCAGTGTACAGCAAACATTTGGAACTTGGATGAGGGAACCTGCAAACATAAGTGATGAAAGGATTTGGCTCACCATGCActtttcag GAAACTACataaaagaatatgaaaattcCAATGCCTTGCTGAATGACAGCTACAGGATCATTAACATCACAGGATTATTCTATGGATGTGGTCATGCAGTACAAAACAATTATCTCTACTATCAGAAGGGAGGAACCAATGACATTGTGAA ATTTGGGCTGGATAATAGAGCCTCGCTGGGCACCCTGCTCATCGAAGATGCCTTACACCACGGCCGCAACTACCTCTTCTCTAACTCCAAGACCTATTTCAAGATAGCAGTGGATGAGAAGGGGCTTTGGATTATATATGCCTCCAGCACTGATGAAAATATAATGGTAGCACACATTGATGAAGAAAAGTTCTCAGTCATTCGCCGCATCAATACCACCTATCCCAAGTCCAAGGCTGGTAATGCATTCATAGCATGTGGCATTCTGTACGTTACTGACACTAAGGACATGACAGTAAGCTTTGCTTTTGATTTACTGAAAGGGAAGCAGATCGATGCAAGGTTTGAGTTACGGTCTTCACAGTCTGTTCTTGCAATGCTTTCGTACAGTCTGCGAGACGAGAATTTGTACACGTGGGAGAATGGCAGTTTAATGGTATACCCAGTCCATTTTGTCAGATGA